One Paenarthrobacter aurescens TC1 DNA window includes the following coding sequences:
- the thiO gene encoding glycine oxidase ThiO (identified by match to protein family HMM PF01266; match to protein family HMM TIGR02352): protein MAGPRHTPIQADVAVIGGGIIGLGIAHEARRLGRSVALIDPVPASGATFAAAGMLAPVSELHYQEGDLLELMVESSRLWPSFVDGLHVGGEGSGYRTTPTLAVGADAADRRALADLRSVQLAAGLGVEPLALRDARQREPLLSPQISCAFDIPADHQVDPRKLAACLLAGLANHSPDDGSWVSGADDGFAVPSPARGVLRDDGRVTGVELESGVVVRAAETVVANGLGASQLSGLPEGLNLPVRPVYGDILRLRVPDNLRPLVTSTVRGMVRGVPVYIVPRDDGTVVIGATQREDGLSASSNAVSAGGVYQLLRDAQALVPAVAELELLEATARARPGTPDNAPLLGRVSGPHGDTDGLVIATGFFRHGVLLTPVAARIVGELISGTTDPRWTPFLPDRFAGNASVPQVLTPAAHAPTKETA from the coding sequence ATGGCAGGTCCCCGCCATACCCCCATCCAGGCAGACGTGGCCGTCATTGGCGGCGGCATCATAGGCCTTGGCATCGCTCATGAAGCCCGGCGACTTGGCCGTTCAGTGGCGCTGATCGATCCCGTCCCGGCCTCGGGTGCAACGTTCGCCGCCGCCGGAATGCTTGCACCCGTCAGCGAACTGCATTATCAGGAGGGAGACCTCCTGGAATTGATGGTCGAATCTTCGCGGCTGTGGCCTTCCTTCGTGGACGGACTGCACGTGGGTGGAGAGGGCAGCGGATACCGCACGACGCCGACCCTCGCCGTGGGTGCCGACGCAGCCGACCGCAGGGCGCTCGCAGACCTGAGGTCCGTACAGCTCGCAGCTGGATTGGGAGTTGAACCTCTGGCCCTGCGGGACGCGAGGCAACGCGAGCCGCTCCTCAGCCCACAGATTTCCTGCGCTTTCGATATTCCCGCCGACCACCAAGTGGATCCGCGAAAGCTCGCCGCATGCCTCCTGGCTGGATTAGCAAACCATTCACCTGACGACGGTTCCTGGGTGTCCGGGGCCGATGACGGATTCGCCGTTCCTTCCCCGGCACGCGGTGTGCTGAGGGATGACGGGCGGGTCACCGGAGTGGAACTCGAATCCGGAGTCGTGGTCCGCGCCGCGGAGACTGTGGTGGCCAACGGGCTGGGGGCATCCCAACTGTCGGGGCTCCCTGAGGGACTGAACCTTCCGGTGAGGCCGGTCTATGGCGACATCCTCCGGCTTCGCGTCCCCGACAACCTCCGGCCCTTGGTCACGTCCACTGTTCGGGGGATGGTTCGAGGCGTTCCCGTCTACATAGTTCCCCGCGATGACGGAACCGTGGTGATTGGGGCGACGCAACGCGAAGACGGATTGTCAGCGTCTTCCAACGCGGTCTCTGCCGGCGGCGTCTACCAGCTGCTGAGGGATGCCCAAGCCCTGGTCCCCGCAGTTGCGGAATTGGAACTCCTTGAAGCAACCGCCCGCGCCCGCCCTGGAACCCCGGACAACGCCCCCCTGCTCGGACGGGTCAGCGGTCCCCACGGCGACACTGACGGCTTGGTGATCGCCACAGGTTTCTTCCGCCACGGTGTGCTCCTGACTCCCGTGGCCGCCAGAATCGTGGGCGAACTCATCAGCGGCACAACGGACCCTCGATGGACTCCGTTCCTGCCTGATCGCTTCGCGGGCAACGCTTCAGTTCCCCAAGTTCTTACACCAGCAGCACACGCTCCCACCAAGGAAACAGCATGA